From the genome of Naumannella halotolerans, one region includes:
- a CDS encoding ABC transporter permease, translating to MAVALRLGVRLLLLIVGVFVSSVLVFGFMAVLPGDPAGVALGVNSSPEAIAALRTQFGLDRPLPVQYLDWIGGFLTFDLGESWISRTPIAPLISDGLQVSLWLVGVSMVLAMVIAVPFGCLMALRNGKPSGLLLSGISQVGMAVPAFLAGIVLVTVFAVKLRWLPAGGWTVPAQDPLGFLENLIMPALALALVQSAVLARYVRSAVLDVLGEDYLRTARAKGLRPVQALIRHGLRNAAIPVVTVLGLQLTTLIIGAVVIERVFVIPGIGSVLLNAVSSRDLIIVQNVVMVLVLIVLVINFLVDALYVVIDPRLRSSR from the coding sequence ATGGCCGTTGCGCTGCGGCTGGGAGTCCGCCTGTTGCTGTTGATCGTCGGGGTGTTCGTCTCCTCGGTGCTGGTCTTCGGTTTCATGGCGGTGCTTCCCGGTGACCCGGCGGGGGTCGCGCTCGGCGTCAACTCCTCGCCGGAGGCGATCGCGGCCCTGCGTACCCAGTTCGGTCTGGACCGGCCGCTGCCGGTGCAGTACCTGGACTGGATCGGCGGGTTCCTCACCTTCGATCTGGGGGAGTCCTGGATCTCGCGTACCCCGATCGCACCGTTGATCAGCGACGGCCTGCAGGTGAGTCTGTGGTTGGTCGGGGTCTCGATGGTGCTGGCGATGGTGATCGCGGTTCCGTTCGGGTGCCTGATGGCGCTGCGGAACGGCAAACCATCGGGTCTGCTGCTCTCGGGGATCTCCCAGGTGGGGATGGCCGTGCCGGCCTTCCTGGCAGGCATCGTGCTGGTGACCGTCTTCGCGGTGAAGCTGCGCTGGTTGCCGGCCGGCGGCTGGACCGTCCCGGCGCAGGACCCGCTCGGCTTCCTGGAGAACCTGATCATGCCTGCCCTGGCCCTGGCGCTGGTGCAGTCCGCGGTGCTGGCCCGCTACGTCCGCAGCGCAGTGCTGGACGTGCTGGGGGAGGACTATCTGCGCACCGCCCGGGCGAAGGGATTGCGGCCGGTGCAGGCCCTGATCCGCCACGGACTGCGCAATGCTGCCATCCCGGTGGTGACGGTGCTCGGTCTGCAGTTGACCACCTTGATCATCGGCGCGGTGGTGATCGAGCGGGTGTTCGTGATCCCCGGGATCGGCTCGGTGCTGTTGAACGCGGTCAGCAGCCGGGACCTGATCATCGTGCAGAACGTGGTGATGGTGCTGGTGCTGATCGTGCTGGTGATCAACTTCCTCGTCGATGCGCTCTACGTGGTGATCGACCCGCGGTTGCGGAGCAGCCGGTGA
- a CDS encoding ABC transporter permease, whose translation MSLDYLLNPENWSLANSAGFPQRILEHLAYTGLALALAFAIAFPLGLWIGHTGRGAFLAINIGNAGRALPTLGVLMLALALVGIGLLPVTIALVVLAIPPILASTYAGIRAVPPTVVDAARGIGMTEPQIALRTELPIAAPIVIGGVRNAALQVISTATIAAYVGLGGLGRFLFDGLALRDYSRVVAGAVVLAVLAVVIDLLLAGAQRILVSPGVTGRQARRVTVGSKS comes from the coding sequence ATGAGCCTCGACTACCTGCTGAACCCCGAGAACTGGTCGCTGGCCAATTCGGCCGGGTTTCCGCAACGCATCCTGGAACACCTGGCCTACACCGGGCTGGCCCTGGCGCTCGCCTTCGCCATCGCCTTCCCGCTCGGTCTCTGGATCGGTCACACCGGTCGAGGTGCGTTCCTCGCGATCAACATCGGCAATGCCGGCCGGGCGCTGCCGACCCTGGGAGTGCTGATGCTGGCGCTGGCCCTGGTCGGCATCGGGCTGCTGCCGGTGACGATCGCCCTGGTGGTGCTGGCGATCCCGCCGATCCTGGCCAGTACCTATGCCGGTATCCGCGCGGTGCCGCCGACGGTGGTCGATGCCGCCAGAGGGATCGGGATGACCGAACCACAGATCGCCTTGCGTACCGAACTTCCGATCGCTGCGCCGATCGTGATCGGCGGCGTCCGCAATGCCGCACTGCAGGTGATCTCGACCGCCACCATCGCCGCCTACGTCGGTCTCGGCGGTCTCGGTCGCTTCCTCTTCGACGGTCTGGCCCTGCGCGACTACTCGCGGGTGGTGGCAGGTGCCGTGGTCCTGGCCGTGCTCGCGGTGGTGATCGACCTGCTGTTGGCCGGCGCCCAGCGCATTCTGGTTTCTCCCGGCGTCACCGGGAGACAGGCCCGGCGGGTCACCGTGGGGTCCAAGTCCTGA
- a CDS encoding ABC transporter substrate-binding protein → MNRARTILVGAGAALSALVLVGCGGGSDPLAGDSGGGSDSSSTITIGSANFPESELLMQMYAQALEAKGVQVETQPNIGAREIYMEAFNDGSINLLPEYNGALLAYLSPDGVSEDVSTPEEVYDALQEVLPEGAQTLEQSAAEDKDTLTVTQETAAEYNLQSLADLAPVAGEMSVGAGPEFQERFQGSIGLQEVYGVTFGEFKPLDAGGPLTIAALQDGDVDVANVFSTDSAIPSNGWVTLEDPENLFLAQNVVPLIKSEQATPEVVEALNGVSAALTTQNLTDALAQVQVDKADPVVVAGDFLTEHGLK, encoded by the coding sequence ATGAATCGAGCACGAACGATCCTCGTAGGCGCCGGTGCCGCCCTCAGCGCACTGGTGCTGGTCGGTTGCGGCGGCGGCTCGGACCCGCTGGCCGGTGACTCCGGCGGCGGCAGCGACTCGAGTTCGACCATCACCATCGGCTCGGCCAACTTTCCCGAGAGCGAGCTGTTGATGCAGATGTATGCCCAGGCGCTGGAGGCCAAGGGTGTGCAGGTGGAGACCCAACCGAACATCGGTGCCCGGGAGATCTACATGGAGGCCTTCAACGACGGCAGCATCAATCTGCTGCCCGAGTACAACGGGGCACTGCTCGCCTACCTCTCACCCGATGGGGTGAGTGAGGACGTCAGCACCCCCGAGGAGGTCTACGACGCCCTGCAGGAGGTGCTGCCGGAAGGAGCGCAGACCCTGGAGCAGTCCGCGGCCGAGGACAAGGACACGTTGACCGTCACCCAGGAGACCGCGGCCGAGTACAACCTGCAGAGCCTGGCTGACCTGGCACCGGTGGCCGGTGAGATGTCGGTCGGTGCCGGGCCGGAGTTCCAGGAGCGTTTCCAGGGCTCGATCGGTCTGCAGGAGGTCTACGGCGTCACCTTCGGCGAGTTCAAGCCGCTGGATGCCGGTGGTCCGCTGACGATCGCCGCCCTGCAGGACGGTGACGTCGACGTGGCCAATGTCTTCTCCACCGACTCGGCGATTCCCAGCAACGGCTGGGTGACGCTGGAGGATCCGGAGAACCTCTTCCTGGCCCAGAACGTCGTACCGCTGATCAAGTCCGAACAGGCGACCCCGGAGGTGGTCGAGGCACTGAACGGTGTCTCCGCGGCGCTCACCACGCAGAACCTGACCGATGCCCTGGCGCAGGTGCAGGTGGACAAGGCCGATCCGGTGGTCGTGGCCGGAGACTTCCTCACCGAGCACGGTCTGAAGTGA
- a CDS encoding MFS transporter, translating into MTQQLAPATARAGAREWLALAVLMLPVLLVSMDNTVLGLALPAIAADLHPTATQQLWMVDAYPLVLAALLLVMGNLGDRIGRRRLLLIGATGFAAISAATAFAPSAEWLIAGRAAMALFGSMLMPSTLALTRSLFSVDSQRRLAIAVWTAGFSAGAALGPLIGGLLLTAFDWGSVFWISVPVLIPLLILAPVLIPESSNPTPGRVDLLSVGLSILAMGPLVLAIKELAVYGFGVQPLVLAVLGLAFGAAFISRQRALSDRGSQPMLELSLFGIADFRYSVLINLVSMMAMAGFLFLVSQHLQLVLGLSALSAALVLLPGSVTAMVGGFLAVGIARRLPVRTTVTGALLVSVAAFLLVGLSGQGVTAVTLMLAFAMLGAGIGGAETLSNDLIIGSAPRDRAGAASAVSETAYEVGAVLGTAVLGSVITVAYRAHLLLPAGMSPEAEAAATGSLGGALDEATGLAGQQAAFLADSARAAFESGVAITCLLAAGLMFTAAVIAWRGLRTGR; encoded by the coding sequence ATGACTCAGCAACTGGCACCAGCCACCGCGCGTGCCGGCGCACGGGAGTGGCTTGCCCTGGCGGTACTGATGCTGCCGGTGCTCCTGGTGTCGATGGACAACACGGTGCTCGGCCTGGCGCTGCCGGCCATTGCCGCCGATCTGCACCCGACAGCGACCCAACAACTGTGGATGGTGGACGCCTACCCGCTCGTCCTGGCGGCCCTGCTGCTGGTGATGGGCAATCTCGGTGACCGGATCGGGCGCCGTCGGCTGCTGCTGATCGGCGCCACCGGATTCGCCGCGATCTCGGCTGCCACTGCTTTCGCCCCCTCGGCCGAGTGGCTGATCGCCGGTCGCGCCGCGATGGCGCTGTTCGGGTCCATGCTGATGCCGTCGACCCTGGCGCTGACCCGCTCGCTGTTCAGCGTCGACAGCCAGCGGCGGTTGGCGATCGCGGTCTGGACCGCCGGTTTCAGCGCCGGCGCGGCTCTCGGCCCGCTGATCGGTGGCCTGTTGCTGACCGCCTTCGACTGGGGTTCGGTCTTCTGGATCTCGGTCCCGGTACTGATCCCGTTGCTGATCCTGGCCCCAGTGCTGATCCCAGAATCGAGCAACCCCACACCGGGCCGGGTGGACCTGCTCAGTGTCGGCCTGTCGATTCTGGCCATGGGCCCGTTGGTACTCGCGATCAAGGAACTCGCGGTGTACGGATTCGGTGTCCAACCGCTGGTGCTGGCCGTCCTCGGCCTGGCCTTCGGCGCGGCCTTCATCTCCCGTCAACGGGCGCTGAGCGATCGCGGCAGCCAGCCGATGCTCGAACTGTCGCTGTTCGGCATCGCCGACTTCCGCTACTCGGTGCTGATCAACCTGGTCAGCATGATGGCGATGGCAGGATTCCTGTTCCTGGTCTCGCAGCATCTGCAGTTGGTGCTCGGGCTCAGCGCACTGTCGGCTGCTCTGGTGCTGCTGCCGGGCTCGGTGACGGCCATGGTCGGCGGCTTCCTCGCTGTCGGCATCGCCCGCCGGTTGCCGGTCCGGACCACCGTCACCGGAGCACTGCTGGTCTCGGTCGCAGCCTTCCTCCTGGTGGGGTTGTCCGGCCAGGGCGTCACGGCCGTGACGCTGATGCTCGCCTTCGCCATGCTCGGTGCCGGTATCGGTGGCGCGGAGACACTGTCGAACGACCTGATCATCGGCTCCGCACCCCGGGATCGGGCCGGAGCGGCCTCGGCCGTGTCCGAAACCGCCTACGAGGTCGGTGCGGTGCTCGGTACGGCAGTCCTCGGCAGCGTGATCACGGTCGCCTATCGGGCGCACCTGCTGTTGCCTGCCGGGATGTCGCCGGAAGCCGAGGCAGCGGCCACCGGATCCCTCGGTGGCGCCTTGGACGAGGCGACCGGACTTGCCGGCCAGCAGGCGGCGTTCCTGGCCGATTCGGCCCGGGCGGCATTCGAGTCCGGGGTGGCGATCACCTGCCTGCTCGCTGCGGGCCTGATGTTCACCGCTGCCGTGATCGCCTGGCGCGGTCTGCGTACCGGCCGCTGA
- a CDS encoding DedA family protein: protein MSSHTEQIDDRRQTGKTVAGQSRGSGAAAWDAVKPWQGKAEPMDRFLLLAPLVAVGLMLLTKPLQPFWLASEPLLLAAVTGSNLSVGAAAAFAAVNGTSLLPVIAVGVFGSLKFHWLFWLAGRRWGDRLVALLVPTESGQRKAAGLRGRTRLTAVGVLIGEWPGVPTVLVHVIAGWQQMSFLRWCALAVIGAAAWVGLVAGLGYGIGQPAVDLVLMIDRYATWVSLGILVLMLFTASRQARRTR from the coding sequence ATGAGCAGCCACACCGAGCAGATTGACGATCGTCGGCAGACCGGAAAGACCGTGGCCGGGCAGTCGAGGGGCAGCGGCGCCGCGGCATGGGACGCGGTGAAACCGTGGCAGGGCAAGGCCGAGCCGATGGATCGGTTCCTGCTGCTGGCCCCCCTTGTCGCGGTTGGTCTGATGCTTCTCACCAAACCGCTGCAGCCGTTCTGGTTGGCCAGTGAGCCGCTGCTGCTCGCCGCCGTGACCGGATCCAACCTGTCGGTCGGAGCCGCAGCGGCATTCGCTGCGGTGAACGGCACCAGTCTGCTGCCGGTGATCGCTGTGGGGGTCTTCGGTTCGCTGAAGTTCCATTGGCTGTTCTGGCTGGCCGGCCGTCGCTGGGGCGATCGGCTGGTGGCGCTGCTGGTGCCCACCGAGTCCGGTCAGCGCAAGGCCGCGGGGCTGCGCGGACGTACCCGCCTGACCGCGGTCGGGGTCCTGATCGGGGAGTGGCCCGGTGTGCCCACCGTGCTGGTCCACGTAATCGCCGGATGGCAGCAGATGTCGTTCCTCCGCTGGTGCGCTCTTGCCGTGATCGGGGCCGCGGCCTGGGTCGGCCTGGTCGCCGGACTGGGCTACGGGATCGGCCAACCCGCGGTCGATCTGGTGCTGATGATCGACAGGTACGCCACCTGGGTCAGCCTGGGAATCCTCGTGCTGATGCTGTTCACCGCCTCCCGGCAGGCTCGCCGTACCCGCTGA
- a CDS encoding amidase, translated as MTSLAELSAHQLLEGFADGRFDPVQVHDAVQAEISRREPELNTFWIRDPAESSAAAGASAERWRHGHPCGPLDGVPVTVKENIARAGVPMPSGNAAVIPVIPEHDDPITTRLREAGAVILGSTVMPDWGMLSSGVSSLHGITRSPWNPAWTTGGSSSGAGAAAAAGFGPLHVGSDIGGSIRLPGTWLGLATLKPTGGLIPLGAPYLGRAAGPLTRTAEDARLLLDVLAGPAQGDWTSLPPLGTQPRASDPSRLRIGFQPEAGDGMAVDPEVAAAVTAAVDLFADSGAEIVELPGSCSDRVLTDLDRFWRVRSLRDQQILPGDRQELTLPFIQRWVQQAAGTSGEQLMDCYHAIGTLQRRTVDLTAGCDLVLSPVAPVAAFPAEWPMPFGEQDLGMAHIGFTVPYNMSGQPAGTVNCGFTGDGRPIGLQIAGQRFTDDLVLDAMAWFETHRPASTTPVWPIG; from the coding sequence GTGACTTCACTGGCCGAACTGAGCGCGCATCAGCTGCTGGAGGGTTTCGCCGACGGCCGGTTCGATCCGGTGCAGGTCCACGATGCGGTGCAGGCCGAGATCAGCCGACGCGAGCCCGAACTGAACACCTTCTGGATCCGCGACCCGGCGGAGTCGTCCGCGGCCGCCGGGGCCAGTGCCGAGCGCTGGCGGCACGGCCACCCCTGTGGGCCGCTGGACGGGGTACCGGTGACGGTGAAGGAGAACATCGCCCGGGCCGGCGTACCGATGCCGAGCGGCAATGCTGCGGTGATCCCGGTGATCCCCGAGCACGACGACCCGATCACCACCCGCCTGCGCGAAGCCGGGGCGGTGATCCTCGGGTCGACGGTGATGCCGGACTGGGGCATGTTGTCCTCCGGGGTGTCCAGCCTGCACGGGATCACCCGCAGCCCGTGGAATCCGGCCTGGACCACCGGCGGGTCCAGTTCGGGTGCCGGTGCCGCCGCAGCCGCCGGATTCGGGCCCCTGCACGTCGGCAGCGACATCGGCGGTTCGATCCGCCTGCCCGGAACCTGGCTCGGCCTGGCCACCCTCAAACCGACCGGTGGCCTGATCCCGCTCGGTGCGCCCTATCTCGGACGGGCCGCCGGGCCGCTCACCCGTACCGCCGAGGACGCGCGGCTGCTCCTGGACGTCCTCGCCGGCCCTGCGCAGGGCGACTGGACGAGTCTGCCCCCACTCGGCACCCAGCCCCGGGCGAGCGACCCTTCACGGTTGCGGATCGGGTTCCAGCCCGAGGCGGGCGACGGGATGGCGGTGGACCCCGAGGTGGCGGCCGCGGTGACCGCCGCGGTGGATCTGTTCGCCGACAGCGGCGCCGAGATCGTGGAACTCCCCGGCAGTTGCAGCGACCGGGTGTTGACCGATCTGGACCGGTTCTGGCGGGTACGGTCGCTGCGGGACCAGCAGATCCTGCCCGGCGACCGGCAGGAACTGACCCTGCCGTTCATCCAGCGCTGGGTGCAGCAGGCGGCCGGCACCAGCGGTGAGCAGCTGATGGACTGCTACCACGCGATCGGTACGCTGCAGCGGCGTACCGTCGACCTCACCGCCGGCTGCGATCTGGTGCTGTCACCGGTGGCGCCGGTGGCGGCGTTCCCGGCCGAGTGGCCGATGCCGTTCGGCGAGCAGGATCTGGGAATGGCCCACATCGGTTTCACCGTGCCGTACAACATGAGCGGCCAGCCGGCCGGTACCGTCAACTGCGGTTTCACCGGCGACGGCCGTCCGATCGGCCTGCAGATCGCCGGCCAACGGTTCACCGACGACCTGGTGCTGGACGCGATGGCCTGGTTCGAGACCCACCGCCCGGCGTCGACGACCCCGGTCTGGCCGATCGGCTGA
- a CDS encoding ABC transporter permease codes for MGFFADVIRYLQINGETVLQALLEHIWLALLPVLIAFVLAVPIGWLVVRVKPLSQIILAGSSVMYTIPSLALLLLLPGIIGTSVLDTINVVIALTLYSVALLVRTSADALGSIDDAAVQAAVSMGYGPVRRWFTIDLPLAMPVLLTGLRVATVANVSMVSVAALIGIGGLGQLFTRGFQLGFYAPPIVIGLVLSVLLAVVADLAIVAVQRLATPWTRAGKTA; via the coding sequence ATGGGCTTCTTCGCTGATGTGATCAGGTACCTGCAGATCAACGGTGAGACCGTGCTGCAGGCCTTGCTCGAACACATCTGGCTGGCACTGCTTCCGGTGCTGATCGCTTTCGTGCTGGCGGTGCCGATCGGCTGGCTGGTGGTACGGGTGAAACCGCTCAGCCAGATCATCCTGGCCGGTAGCAGCGTGATGTACACCATCCCCTCCCTGGCGCTGCTGCTGCTTCTTCCCGGGATCATCGGGACCAGCGTCCTGGACACGATCAACGTGGTCATCGCACTCACGCTCTACAGCGTCGCGCTGTTGGTACGTACCTCCGCCGACGCGCTCGGATCCATCGACGACGCTGCGGTGCAGGCGGCGGTGTCGATGGGGTACGGGCCGGTGCGTCGCTGGTTCACCATCGATCTGCCGCTGGCGATGCCGGTGCTCCTGACCGGACTGCGGGTGGCCACGGTCGCCAATGTCAGCATGGTCAGCGTCGCCGCCCTGATCGGCATCGGCGGACTCGGACAGTTGTTCACCCGCGGTTTCCAACTCGGCTTCTATGCACCACCGATCGTGATCGGGTTGGTGTTGTCGGTGCTGCTGGCCGTAGTGGCCGACCTCGCGATCGTCGCCGTCCAACGGTTGGCCACCCCCTGGACGAGAGCGGGGAAGACCGCATGA
- a CDS encoding ABC transporter substrate-binding protein produces MKNSWQRAGLTIGAMIAMVVTAACSAGASQEQGGTTEEEAPTSLQVGLVAEPANLDFTTTDGAAIPQVLLYNVYETLVKVDSATGEIVPALAESWTVSEDRTTYTFQLTPDATFSNGKTFTAEDAVFSIERVQEDWTISLKSAMDKVESAEAISDTELQVTLNEPSNDWLYRMTTRIGAMMTPEGVDDLANAPVGTGPYTFGEWQRGTSISLNRNDDYWGAVPAFAEVVFRYFEDPTALNNALLSGDINIVGTVQAPESLAQFEGDDRFQIIEGTTNGEVVLSFNNSTEPMSDPEVRKAARTAIDHRALLDTCWAGRGTLIGSMVPPTDPWYEDLTDVYPYDPEAARNLLAGSDHPGATVRLRIPALPYAVACGQVVQSQLEEAGFTVELDQLEFPSQWLQTVFTDADYDMSIVSHVEPRDIGAVFGDPDYYTKYGDPEFVELLEAADTGDETAQVENMQAAARKLSEDAAADFLFLLPNLMVADADITGLPENAISESFDLSSLGTS; encoded by the coding sequence ATGAAGAACAGCTGGCAGCGAGCCGGGCTGACGATCGGCGCCATGATCGCGATGGTCGTCACGGCCGCCTGTTCGGCCGGAGCCTCGCAGGAGCAGGGCGGCACCACCGAGGAGGAGGCGCCGACGAGTCTGCAGGTGGGTCTGGTCGCCGAACCGGCCAACCTCGACTTCACCACCACCGACGGCGCCGCGATTCCACAGGTGTTGCTCTACAACGTCTACGAGACCTTGGTGAAGGTCGACTCCGCAACCGGGGAGATCGTGCCCGCGCTGGCCGAGTCCTGGACCGTCAGCGAGGACCGGACGACCTACACCTTCCAGCTCACCCCGGATGCCACCTTCAGCAACGGCAAGACCTTCACCGCCGAGGACGCGGTGTTCTCCATCGAGCGGGTGCAGGAGGACTGGACCATCTCGTTGAAGTCGGCGATGGACAAGGTCGAGTCGGCCGAGGCGATCTCCGACACCGAACTGCAGGTCACGCTCAATGAGCCGTCGAACGACTGGCTCTACCGGATGACCACCCGGATCGGGGCCATGATGACGCCCGAGGGGGTCGACGATCTGGCCAATGCGCCGGTCGGCACGGGCCCCTACACCTTCGGTGAGTGGCAGCGTGGTACCTCGATCAGCCTGAACCGCAATGACGATTACTGGGGTGCCGTCCCGGCTTTCGCCGAGGTGGTGTTCCGCTACTTCGAGGATCCGACCGCGCTGAACAATGCGCTGCTCAGCGGTGACATCAACATCGTCGGTACGGTGCAGGCACCCGAATCGCTGGCCCAGTTCGAGGGCGACGACCGTTTCCAGATCATCGAGGGCACGACCAACGGTGAGGTCGTGTTGTCGTTCAACAACTCGACCGAGCCGATGAGTGATCCCGAGGTACGCAAGGCAGCCCGGACCGCGATCGACCATCGGGCGCTGCTCGACACCTGCTGGGCCGGCCGGGGCACCCTGATCGGGTCGATGGTGCCGCCCACCGACCCGTGGTACGAGGATCTGACCGATGTCTACCCTTACGATCCCGAAGCGGCCCGGAACCTGCTCGCCGGATCCGATCATCCCGGCGCCACGGTCCGTCTGCGGATCCCGGCACTGCCGTACGCGGTGGCCTGTGGCCAGGTCGTGCAGAGCCAGCTCGAGGAGGCCGGTTTCACCGTCGAGCTGGACCAGCTGGAGTTCCCCAGCCAGTGGTTGCAGACCGTCTTCACCGATGCCGACTACGACATGTCGATCGTCTCCCATGTCGAACCACGCGACATCGGTGCGGTCTTCGGTGACCCGGACTACTACACCAAGTATGGGGACCCGGAGTTCGTCGAACTGCTGGAGGCCGCCGACACCGGTGACGAGACCGCGCAGGTGGAGAACATGCAGGCCGCAGCACGCAAGCTGTCGGAGGACGCGGCTGCGGACTTCCTGTTCCTGTTGCCGAACCTGATGGTCGCCGATGCCGACATCACCGGCCTGCCGGAGAATGCGATCAGTGAGTCCTTCGACCTGTCGAGCCTGGGTACGAGCTGA
- a CDS encoding TetR/AcrR family transcriptional regulator — translation MARPPAARDKVLQAFAELVAAEGEQVATLDAVAERAGVSKGGLLYHFGSREALLDGLLEKLLAYGEEDLQQMAADPDGPVTYYLRTSARSPGGFNDFYLAASRISGPNAERARGALMQLERGWYDALLEATGDPAVATTLLLLGDGLYLKALRGQQDLAVENWKQIEPLITQWVGERD, via the coding sequence ATGGCGCGACCACCGGCAGCACGGGACAAGGTCCTGCAGGCCTTCGCCGAGCTGGTGGCCGCCGAGGGTGAGCAGGTGGCGACCCTGGATGCCGTCGCCGAACGCGCCGGGGTTTCCAAGGGAGGACTGCTCTACCACTTCGGATCCCGGGAGGCCCTGCTGGACGGTTTGCTGGAGAAACTGCTGGCCTACGGTGAGGAGGATCTGCAGCAGATGGCGGCCGATCCCGACGGCCCCGTCACCTACTACCTGCGTACCTCGGCCAGGTCACCCGGTGGGTTCAACGACTTCTACCTCGCCGCCTCGCGGATCAGTGGCCCGAACGCCGAGCGGGCGCGCGGTGCGCTGATGCAGCTGGAGCGGGGTTGGTACGACGCCCTGCTGGAGGCCACCGGTGATCCCGCGGTGGCGACCACGCTGCTGCTGCTGGGCGACGGGCTCTACCTGAAGGCCCTCCGGGGTCAGCAGGACCTGGCGGTGGAGAACTGGAAACAGATCGAACCCCTGATCACCCAGTGGGTGGGCGAGCGCGACTGA
- a CDS encoding ABC transporter ATP-binding protein, with amino-acid sequence MIEFDGVSKQYPGGTTAVSDLDLTIPSGKITVFVGPSGCGKTTSLRMINRMVDPTTGTVSIDGDDVARRPAAQLRRTIGYVIQSGGLFPHRTVVDNVATVPVLDGVGKRQARDRARELLEVVGLDASLGDRYPVQLSGGQQQRVGVARALAADPPIMLMDEPFSAVDPVVREDLQNELLRLQAELGKTIVMVTHDIDEAIKLGDLVAVFASGGKLAQFSPPAELLADPADDFVAGLVGRDRGYRGLSFLSADDLELQSIDSSVDGAKLITDAGRPVGWQDGAGLNPDVGTYTEGATLRTVVDQILLSAVGAAVRVDGDGRAVGLALQSEVIAQAQEREPRDRIPGEPVAPENGV; translated from the coding sequence GTGATCGAATTCGACGGTGTCTCCAAGCAGTACCCCGGCGGGACCACGGCGGTGTCCGATCTGGATCTGACCATCCCCAGCGGGAAGATCACCGTCTTCGTCGGACCCTCGGGATGTGGCAAGACCACCTCCCTGCGGATGATCAACCGGATGGTGGACCCGACCACCGGAACTGTCAGCATCGACGGTGATGACGTGGCCCGGCGACCGGCCGCCCAACTGCGACGCACCATCGGCTACGTGATCCAGAGCGGGGGACTGTTCCCGCACCGGACGGTGGTGGACAATGTGGCGACCGTGCCGGTGCTGGACGGTGTCGGCAAGCGACAGGCCCGCGATCGCGCACGCGAACTGCTGGAGGTCGTCGGGCTGGATGCCTCGCTGGGTGATCGGTACCCGGTGCAGTTGTCCGGCGGGCAGCAGCAGCGGGTCGGGGTTGCCCGGGCGCTGGCCGCCGATCCGCCGATCATGTTGATGGATGAGCCGTTCTCCGCCGTGGATCCGGTGGTACGCGAGGATCTGCAGAACGAACTCCTGCGGTTGCAGGCCGAGCTGGGCAAGACCATCGTGATGGTCACCCACGATATCGACGAAGCGATCAAGCTCGGTGACCTGGTGGCGGTCTTCGCCTCCGGCGGGAAGCTGGCGCAGTTCTCGCCGCCCGCCGAACTGCTGGCCGACCCCGCCGACGATTTCGTCGCCGGGTTGGTGGGCCGCGACCGCGGTTATCGCGGGCTGTCCTTCCTGAGCGCCGATGATCTTGAACTGCAGTCCATCGATTCGAGCGTCGACGGCGCGAAGTTGATCACCGACGCAGGCAGGCCGGTCGGCTGGCAGGACGGTGCTGGGCTGAATCCCGATGTCGGTACCTACACCGAGGGGGCCACCTTGCGGACGGTCGTCGACCAGATCCTGTTGTCGGCGGTCGGTGCCGCGGTGCGGGTCGACGGTGACGGACGTGCGGTGGGCCTGGCCCTGCAGTCCGAGGTGATCGCCCAGGCCCAGGAGCGGGAACCGCGCGATCGCATTCCCGGCGAGCCGGTGGCCCCGGAGAACGGGGTCTGA